Genomic window (Saccharothrix australiensis):
TTCGCGTTGCTGCCCTCGTTGCGGCCGAGGTTGGCGGCCGTGGTGCACCCCTCGTTCACCGAGCCCGAGGTCGCGCTGCGGGATGCCGGTGTGCCGGTGCGGCGGGTCCTGTTGTCGGACGAGGACGGTTACCGGTTCCGGCCCGAGGCGGTGCCGGAAGAGGCCGACCTGGTGGTGTTGGGCAACCCGACCAATCCCACGTCCGTGTCGCACCCGGCCGACGCGGTGGCCTCGCTGAGCCGGCCGGGGCGGGTGCTGGTCGTCGACGAGGCGTTCGCCGACACGATCCCCGGTGAGCCGGAGTCGTTGGCCGGGTGGGACGTGCCGGGGTTGCTGGTGTTGCGCAGCCTGACCAAGACGTGGGGGCTCGCCGGGCTGCGCGCCGGGTACGCGTTGGGCGCGCCGGAGTTGTTGGCGCGGTTGGCGCTGCACCGGCCGCAGTGGCCCGTGAGCAGCTTCGTGTTGGAGGCCGTGACGGCCTGCTGCGAGCCGGCGGCGGTGGCCGAGGCGGCAGCGTTGGCGGTGGCCGGGCAGGAGCACACGCGGCTCGCGGCGCGGGCCCTGGGCGACCTGGTGGTGGTGCCGCCGGACGCGCCGTTCGCCCTGCTGCGGCTGCCCGACGGGGAGCGGGTCCGGTTGGCGCTGCGGGACAAGGGGATCGCCGTGCGGCGCGGGGACACGTTCCCCGGTCTGACCGCCGACCACGTGCGGGTCGCGGTGCGCCCGCCGGAGGAGTTCGGGTTGCTGGTGGACGCGTTGCGAGTCGTGTTGGAGGAGCGGTGACCGTCACGGTCGGTGATGTGCTGGCGGTCCTGGAGGACGCCTACCCGCCCGCCACCGCCGAGTCGTGGGACGCCGTGGGGATGGTGTGCGGCGACCGGGGCGCGGCGGTGTCGAGGGTGCTGTTCTGCGTCGACCCGGACGAGTCCACTGTGGACGAGGCGGTGTCCGGTGGGGCGCAGTTGCTGGTGGCGCACCACCCGTTGCTGTTGCGCGGGGTGCACGGCGTGCCGGCCGACGACCCCAAGGGCGCGCTGGTCCACCGGCTCATCCGCGCCGGCGTCGCGCTGTACACGGCGCACACGAACGCGGACGCCGCCGACCCCGGCGTGTCCGACGCGTTGGCCGCCGCCCTGGGACTGACCGTGACCGGTCCGCTCAGCCCCGCGCCAGGGCCCGAGCTGGACGTGCTCACGACCTACGTGCCGGTCGAGCGGGCGGAGCAGGTGTTGGGCGCGCTGCACGCGGCCGGCGCGGGCGCGCTCGGGGACTACCGGGACGCCGCGTGGGTGGTGGACGGCGTCGGGCAG
Coding sequences:
- the cobC gene encoding Rv2231c family pyridoxal phosphate-dependent protein CobC, giving the protein MTSHDSGRALLRHHGDVDAAPGLVDFAVNVRVPAPPEWLRARLAGVLDGLGGYPSAAADLRAREVVAARHGRRADEVLVLAGAAEGFALLPSLRPRLAAVVHPSFTEPEVALRDAGVPVRRVLLSDEDGYRFRPEAVPEEADLVVLGNPTNPTSVSHPADAVASLSRPGRVLVVDEAFADTIPGEPESLAGWDVPGLLVLRSLTKTWGLAGLRAGYALGAPELLARLALHRPQWPVSSFVLEAVTACCEPAAVAEAAALAVAGQEHTRLAARALGDLVVVPPDAPFALLRLPDGERVRLALRDKGIAVRRGDTFPGLTADHVRVAVRPPEEFGLLVDALRVVLEER